One window from the genome of Aeromonas sp. FDAARGOS 1405 encodes:
- a CDS encoding GNAT family N-acetyltransferase codes for MKPDLTGTRIALRTIGPHDTADLFEIYGNPLTMEFASDPCFTSPAMVAQMMASVVRLEQTGESLEWAIVEREENKVIGTCGLHNFSEAGHSCEVGCLLNAAYWRRGFMSEALGLLFAHASTLGVTRLTADIDADNVRSIALFEKLGFKAHAGRYQRMLPFV; via the coding sequence ATGAAGCCCGACTTAACCGGCACACGGATTGCGCTGCGCACCATTGGCCCGCACGATACAGCCGATCTGTTCGAGATTTATGGCAATCCATTGACCATGGAGTTTGCCTCTGATCCCTGCTTTACCTCACCCGCCATGGTGGCGCAGATGATGGCGAGCGTGGTGCGGCTGGAGCAAACGGGGGAGTCGCTGGAGTGGGCGATTGTCGAGCGGGAGGAGAACAAGGTGATCGGCACCTGCGGCCTGCACAATTTCAGCGAGGCGGGCCACAGCTGCGAGGTGGGCTGCCTGCTCAATGCGGCCTATTGGCGCAGAGGGTTTATGTCGGAGGCGCTGGGATTGCTGTTCGCCCACGCCAGCACGTTGGGAGTCACCCGCCTCACCGCAGATATCGATGCAGATAACGTCCGCTCTATCGCCCTGTTTGAAAAGCTGGGCTTCAAGGCGCATGCAGGGCGCTATCAGCGCATGCTCCCCTTTGTCTGA
- the eno gene encoding phosphopyruvate hydratase, with translation MSKIVKVIGREIIDSRGNPTVEAEVHLEGGFVGMAAAPSGASTGSREALELRDGDKSRFLGKGVLKAIEAVNGPIAQALLGKDAKDQATVDQIMIDLDGTENKSKFGANAILAVSLANAKAAAAAKGMPLYAHIAELNGTPGVYSMPLPMMNIINGGEHADNNVDIQEFMIQPVGAKTLKEAVRMGAEVFHNLAKVLKSKGYNTAVGDEGGFAPNLKSNAEALEVIAEAVAAAGYKLGTDITLAMDCAASEFYDAEKKEYNLKGEGRVFTSNGFSDFLADLTTKFPIVSIEDGLDESDWEGFAYQTAELGKKIQIVGDDLFVTNTKILKRGIDNGIANSILIKFNQIGSLTETLAAIKMAKDAGYTAVISHRSGETEDATIADLAVGTAAGQIKTGSMSRSDRVAKYNQLIRIEEALGAKAPFRGLKEVKNQA, from the coding sequence CCGCTCCGTCTGGCGCGTCCACCGGTTCCCGCGAAGCGCTGGAACTGCGTGACGGCGACAAGAGCCGTTTCCTGGGTAAAGGCGTGCTGAAAGCCATCGAAGCCGTAAACGGCCCGATCGCTCAAGCTCTGCTGGGTAAAGATGCCAAGGACCAGGCCACTGTCGACCAGATCATGATCGACCTCGACGGTACCGAGAACAAATCCAAGTTCGGCGCCAACGCCATCCTGGCTGTTTCCCTGGCTAACGCCAAAGCTGCCGCTGCTGCCAAAGGCATGCCGCTGTACGCCCACATCGCCGAGCTGAACGGCACCCCGGGTGTTTACTCCATGCCGCTGCCGATGATGAACATCATCAACGGTGGTGAGCACGCCGACAACAACGTCGACATCCAGGAGTTCATGATCCAGCCGGTTGGCGCCAAGACCCTGAAAGAAGCCGTTCGCATGGGCGCAGAAGTGTTCCACAACCTGGCCAAAGTGCTGAAGTCCAAGGGCTACAACACTGCAGTTGGTGACGAAGGTGGTTTCGCTCCGAACCTGAAATCCAACGCCGAAGCGCTGGAAGTTATCGCTGAAGCCGTTGCCGCTGCCGGTTACAAACTGGGCACCGACATCACCCTGGCTATGGACTGCGCTGCTTCCGAGTTCTACGACGCAGAGAAGAAAGAGTACAACCTGAAAGGCGAAGGTCGTGTCTTCACCTCCAACGGTTTCTCCGACTTCCTGGCTGACCTGACCACCAAGTTCCCGATCGTCTCCATCGAAGATGGCCTGGACGAATCTGACTGGGAAGGTTTCGCCTACCAGACTGCTGAACTGGGCAAGAAAATCCAGATCGTGGGTGACGACCTGTTCGTAACCAACACCAAGATCCTGAAGCGCGGTATCGACAACGGCATCGCCAACTCCATCCTGATCAAGTTCAACCAGATCGGTTCCCTGACCGAAACTCTGGCTGCCATCAAGATGGCCAAAGACGCTGGCTACACTGCCGTCATCTCCCACCGCTCCGGTGAGACCGAAGACGCTACCATCGCCGACCTGGCTGTTGGTACCGCTGCTGGCCAGATCAAGACCGGTTCCATGAGCCGTTCTGACCGTGTTGCCAAGTACAACCAGCTGATCCGTATCGAAGAAGCTCTGGGTGCCAAAGCTCCTTTCCGCGGTCTGAAAGAAGTTAAAAACCAGGCTTAA